The following proteins are encoded in a genomic region of Candidatus Nitrospira nitrificans:
- a CDS encoding IS3 family transposase (programmed frameshift), with translation MSSKTRRSYTEAFKEEAVRLVRESGHPVAQVARDLGIADHLLYRWRAEQQQAEGCGQTRHSLRAEQAELIQLRRENAILKQERDFLKRGGGVLREGVAMRYRVIHEHDRRYPIRLMCRVLAVSAAGYYAWRSRPESARSIQTRILRSAIRVIHQESRETYGSPRIWDALVKQGHRVGEHRVARLMRQDGIRAKTVTKWRATTQSQHQFPVAANTLDRAFTVEAPNRVWAGDLTYVWTREGWLYLAVLLDLYSRRVVGWAMGQRLTGELAEQALLMAVMNRIPRVGLLHHSDRGSQYAATSYQHRLAEYGLIPSMSRKGNCWDNACVESFFGTLKRELVYHRHYATRDEAKKEIFEYIEGFYNRQRRHSTLGYHSPAEYEARAAVA, from the exons ATGAGCTCGAAGACACGACGGTCGTATACGGAGGCGTTCAAAGAAGAAGCGGTGCGCTTAGTCCGGGAGTCAGGACATCCCGTTGCACAGGTGGCGCGGGATCTGGGGATTGCGGACCATCTCCTCTACCGGTGGCGCGCGGAGCAACAGCAGGCTGAGGGGTGTGGACAGACCCGGCACTCTCTCCGGGCCGAACAGGCGGAACTGATCCAGCTCCGGCGGGAAAATGCTATTTTGAAGCAGGAGCGGGATTTTTTAAAACGTG GCGGCGGCGTTCTTCGCGAAGGAGTCGCGATGAGATACCGCGTGATCCACGAACACGACCGTCGCTATCCGATCCGCTTAATGTGCCGTGTCCTCGCCGTCTCGGCAGCGGGCTATTACGCGTGGCGATCACGGCCTGAAAGTGCCCGGTCCATCCAGACGCGTATACTGCGCTCAGCCATTCGGGTGATCCACCAGGAGTCGCGGGAAACGTACGGCAGTCCCCGGATCTGGGACGCCTTAGTCAAACAGGGGCACCGCGTTGGCGAGCATCGCGTCGCTCGGCTCATGCGCCAAGACGGTATTCGGGCGAAGACCGTGACGAAGTGGCGCGCCACCACCCAGTCCCAGCATCAGTTCCCGGTGGCCGCAAATACTCTGGATCGGGCCTTCACGGTTGAAGCTCCTAATCGAGTGTGGGCCGGAGACCTGACCTACGTCTGGACACGGGAGGGCTGGCTCTATCTGGCGGTTCTACTCGATCTGTATTCACGCCGGGTGGTCGGCTGGGCGATGGGCCAGCGATTAACGGGTGAGTTGGCGGAGCAGGCCCTCCTGATGGCCGTGATGAACCGAATTCCCAGGGTAGGGCTCCTGCACCATTCGGACCGCGGCAGTCAGTATGCCGCGACGAGCTACCAGCACCGACTCGCTGAGTATGGCCTTATTCCCAGTATGAGCCGCAAAGGCAACTGCTGGGACAACGCGTGCGTCGAAAGTTTCTTTGGAACGCTCAAGCGGGAGCTCGTGTACCATCGGCACTATGCCACCCGAGACGAAGCCAAGAAGGAGATCTTCGAATACATCGAGGGGTTCTACAATCGGCAGCGTCGGCACTCAACCCTCGGCTATCACTCCCCAGCTGAGTATGAAGCGCGGGCAGCAGTCGCGTAA